From Kineosporia succinea, the proteins below share one genomic window:
- a CDS encoding DJ-1/PfpI family protein, giving the protein MTEPKVIGIVLFDGVEELDAVGPYEVLAYWTLNHPDDGYRTITLSPDGQVVTCAKGMRILPDHSFADAPELDVVLHPGGQGTRRLMRAADHLDQVRAWSARAELMTSVCTGSLVYAAAGLLRDRPATTHWGAIDQLREADPSVRIDEKARFVDDVTVVTSAGVSAGIDMALHLVSRLSFHDRAVAVRRGIQYDPEPPV; this is encoded by the coding sequence ATGACGGAGCCGAAGGTCATCGGGATCGTGCTGTTCGACGGCGTCGAGGAGCTGGACGCCGTCGGGCCCTACGAGGTGCTGGCGTACTGGACGCTGAACCATCCCGACGACGGCTACCGCACGATCACCCTGTCCCCGGACGGTCAGGTCGTCACCTGTGCGAAGGGGATGCGGATCCTTCCCGACCACTCCTTCGCCGACGCCCCCGAGCTCGACGTGGTGCTGCACCCGGGCGGTCAGGGCACGCGCCGCCTGATGCGGGCGGCCGATCACCTCGACCAGGTGCGCGCCTGGTCGGCCCGGGCCGAGCTGATGACCAGCGTGTGCACCGGTTCCCTGGTCTACGCCGCCGCCGGTCTGCTGCGCGACCGTCCGGCCACCACGCACTGGGGCGCGATCGACCAGCTGCGGGAGGCCGACCCGAGCGTCCGCATCGACGAGAAGGCCCGCTTCGTCGACGATGTCACCGTCGTGACCAGCGCGGGCGTCTCGGCCGGTATCGACATGGCGCTGCACCTGGTGTCCCGCCTGAGCTTCCACGACCGCGCGGTCGCGGTGCGCCGCGGCATCCAGTACGACCCGGAGCCCCCGGTCTGA
- a CDS encoding LysR family transcriptional regulator — protein sequence MFSFEQLRGFVAVAEELHFGRAAARLSMTQPPLSRLVQKLEREVGVRLFDRDSRGVRLTPAGTAFFGEARRLLALAESAPELARRISAGSAGTLRLGFTGGAGYGVLPRVLNHLSEHLPDLELELSEMVTRDQVEAVQAHEIDLGLARPPFDETVFASRPLMREGLMVAVPDGHPLTALERPVHPDDLAEQPLIMHSDAKARYFYDLVVGLMPVRHDNVVHSVSQILTMVWLVQGGRGVALVPESTQLIHADGVRFLPFATPTPKPVELNLLWARDSQNPALPVALEVLTGLEL from the coding sequence ATGTTCTCGTTCGAGCAGCTGCGCGGCTTCGTGGCCGTCGCCGAGGAGCTGCACTTCGGCCGCGCGGCCGCCCGGCTGTCGATGACGCAACCGCCCCTGTCGCGGCTGGTGCAGAAGCTGGAACGGGAAGTGGGCGTGCGGCTGTTCGACCGGGACAGCCGGGGCGTGCGCCTGACCCCGGCCGGCACCGCGTTCTTCGGCGAGGCCCGGCGGCTGCTGGCGCTGGCCGAGAGCGCGCCGGAACTGGCGCGGCGGATCTCGGCGGGATCGGCGGGCACGCTGCGGCTGGGGTTCACCGGCGGCGCCGGGTACGGGGTGCTGCCCCGGGTGCTCAACCACCTCTCGGAGCATCTGCCCGACCTGGAGCTGGAGCTGTCCGAGATGGTCACGCGCGACCAGGTGGAGGCGGTGCAGGCCCACGAGATCGACCTGGGGCTCGCGCGTCCCCCGTTCGACGAGACCGTGTTCGCGAGCCGCCCCCTGATGCGTGAGGGGCTCATGGTCGCGGTGCCCGACGGGCACCCGCTGACCGCGCTGGAGCGGCCCGTGCACCCGGACGATCTGGCCGAGCAGCCTCTGATCATGCACTCGGACGCCAAGGCGCGGTACTTCTACGACCTGGTGGTCGGGCTGATGCCGGTGCGGCACGACAACGTGGTGCACTCGGTGAGCCAGATCCTGACGATGGTCTGGCTGGTGCAGGGCGGGCGGGGCGTGGCGCTGGTGCCGGAGAGCACGCAGCTGATCCACGCCGACGGGGTGCGGTTCCTGCCGTTCGCCACGCCGACGCCGAAACCGGTGGAACTGAACCTGCTCTGGGCCCGGGACAGCCAGAACCCGGCGCTGCCGGTGGCCCTGGAGGTGCTGACCGGCCTGGAACTGTGA
- a CDS encoding heavy metal translocating P-type ATPase, whose protein sequence is MAVTAAEPRPLLRTSATRWHTLPEMRWAAAALGLFLLGLLAQLGGAPAALSWTLYLACYAAGGWEPGRAGLRALRGKTLDVDLLMVVAALGAAAIGQVLDGALLIVIFATSGALEALATARTEDSVRGLLELAPETATRITATGETTVLTADLEPGDEIVVRPGERIGADGQVTSGASDVDQATVTGESLPADKQPGDEVFAGTLNGTGVLRIRVSRRAEDSVVARIALLVDEASRTKATTQLFVEEIEQRYSIGMVTATLLLLAIPLTLGEDLKSALLRAMTFMIVASPCAVVLSSMPPLLAAIANAGRHGVLIKSAVVMERLGSTTRVAFDKTGTLTHGSPVLTAIRPLGALSELEVLRLAAAVEHGSEHPLARAVARQAQERRVDAPAAQNFSAHPGVGVSGTVHGTRVVVSSPRDHSLPETGNTGNTTVLVEVDGEPAALLSFTDRIRPDASAAVTTTSTITTRPPALLTGDNRASADRVARATGIGEVHADLLPEQKLALINDFQAGGERVTFVGDGINDAPALAAAHTGIALGGAGSDLTLQTADAVVVRDDLTAVPAVIELSRRARRVVIANLGIAATFITVLVLWDLFGDLPLPLGVAGHEGSTVIVGLNGLRLLHEKAWKD, encoded by the coding sequence ATGGCTGTGACGGCCGCCGAACCCCGCCCGCTCCTGCGCACCTCCGCCACGCGCTGGCACACCCTGCCCGAGATGCGCTGGGCCGCGGCCGCCCTCGGCCTCTTCCTGCTCGGCCTGCTGGCCCAGCTCGGCGGCGCCCCGGCCGCGCTCAGCTGGACGCTCTACCTCGCCTGCTACGCGGCCGGCGGCTGGGAACCGGGACGGGCCGGGCTCCGGGCCCTGCGCGGGAAGACCCTCGACGTCGACCTGCTCATGGTCGTCGCCGCCCTCGGCGCCGCCGCGATCGGCCAGGTGCTCGACGGGGCCCTGCTCATCGTCATCTTCGCGACCTCCGGCGCGCTCGAGGCCCTGGCCACCGCCCGCACCGAGGACTCGGTGCGTGGCCTGCTCGAGCTCGCCCCGGAGACCGCCACCCGCATCACCGCGACCGGCGAGACGACCGTCCTCACCGCGGACCTCGAACCGGGCGACGAGATCGTCGTGCGGCCCGGTGAGCGCATCGGCGCCGACGGCCAGGTCACCTCGGGCGCCAGCGACGTGGACCAGGCCACCGTCACCGGCGAGTCACTGCCGGCCGACAAGCAGCCCGGGGACGAGGTCTTCGCCGGCACCCTGAACGGCACCGGCGTGCTGCGGATCCGGGTGAGTCGCCGCGCCGAGGACTCGGTGGTGGCCCGCATCGCCCTCCTGGTCGACGAGGCCAGCCGCACCAAGGCCACCACGCAGCTGTTCGTCGAAGAGATCGAGCAGCGCTACTCGATCGGCATGGTCACCGCCACCCTGCTGCTCCTGGCGATCCCCCTGACCCTCGGCGAAGACCTGAAGAGCGCCCTGCTGCGCGCCATGACCTTCATGATCGTGGCCTCGCCGTGCGCCGTCGTGCTGTCCAGCATGCCGCCCCTGCTGGCCGCGATCGCCAACGCCGGCCGTCACGGCGTGCTGATCAAGTCGGCCGTCGTGATGGAGCGCCTGGGCTCGACCACCCGCGTCGCGTTCGACAAGACCGGCACCCTCACCCACGGCTCCCCCGTGCTCACCGCGATCCGGCCGCTGGGAGCCCTTTCCGAGCTCGAGGTGCTCCGCCTGGCCGCCGCCGTGGAGCACGGCAGCGAGCATCCACTCGCCCGGGCGGTGGCCCGGCAGGCCCAGGAGCGCAGGGTGGACGCTCCTGCCGCCCAGAACTTCTCGGCCCACCCCGGCGTGGGGGTCTCGGGAACGGTGCACGGCACCCGCGTGGTCGTCAGCTCACCGCGCGACCACTCGCTCCCGGAGACCGGGAACACCGGGAACACCACCGTTCTCGTCGAGGTCGACGGGGAACCGGCCGCTCTGCTCTCCTTCACCGACCGCATCCGCCCGGACGCGAGCGCCGCGGTGACCACCACGTCCACCATCACCACCCGGCCACCGGCCCTGCTGACCGGCGACAACCGGGCCAGTGCCGACCGGGTCGCCCGCGCGACCGGCATCGGCGAGGTGCACGCCGACCTGCTGCCCGAGCAGAAACTGGCCCTGATCAACGACTTCCAGGCCGGCGGCGAGCGGGTGACCTTCGTGGGCGACGGCATCAACGACGCCCCCGCGCTCGCCGCCGCCCACACCGGGATCGCCCTGGGCGGAGCCGGTTCCGACCTGACGCTGCAGACGGCCGACGCGGTGGTGGTGCGCGACGACCTGACCGCGGTCCCCGCCGTGATCGAGTTGTCGCGGCGGGCCCGGCGGGTGGTGATCGCGAACCTGGGCATCGCGGCGACGTTCATCACCGTGCTGGTGCTGTGGGACCTGTTCGGCGACCTTCCGCTGCCGCTGGGGGTGGCCGGGCACGAGGGCTCGACCGTGATCGTCGGGCTGAACGGCCTGCGGCTGCTGCACGAGAAGGCCTGGAAGGACTAG
- a CDS encoding mycofactocin-coupled SDR family oxidoreductase yields MGRFEGKVAFITGAARGQGRSHAIKLAEEGADIIAVDIAEQVKTAPYPTSTSEDLAETVKAVEALDRRIIARTADIRDLAALTAVANEGVAEFGRLDIVLANAGISSIGPLLDLDENTWDEMIDINLSGAWKTLKATVPHIIAGGRGGSVVITSSLAAMVANGNNGHYSAAKAGLVSLMKTAAKEWAPHNIRVNTIHPTTVQTPMILNDATYALFRPDLEKPGYDDFIVAANTLNALPVPVTEPIDITNAVLYLTSDDGRYVTGTTHVVDAGGAL; encoded by the coding sequence ATGGGCCGCTTTGAAGGCAAGGTCGCATTCATCACCGGAGCTGCCCGCGGTCAGGGCCGCAGCCACGCGATCAAGCTGGCCGAAGAGGGCGCCGACATCATCGCCGTCGACATCGCCGAGCAGGTCAAGACCGCGCCGTACCCGACCTCCACGTCCGAGGACCTGGCCGAGACGGTCAAGGCCGTCGAGGCCCTCGACCGCCGGATCATCGCCCGCACCGCCGACATCCGTGACCTGGCCGCGCTCACCGCGGTCGCGAACGAGGGTGTCGCCGAGTTCGGCCGTCTCGACATCGTGCTGGCCAACGCCGGTATCTCCAGCATCGGCCCGCTTCTCGACCTGGACGAGAACACCTGGGACGAGATGATCGACATCAACCTCTCCGGTGCCTGGAAGACCCTCAAGGCCACGGTTCCGCACATCATCGCCGGTGGCCGCGGTGGCTCCGTCGTCATCACCAGCTCGCTCGCCGCGATGGTGGCCAACGGCAACAACGGTCACTACTCGGCCGCCAAGGCCGGCCTGGTCTCGCTGATGAAGACCGCCGCCAAGGAGTGGGCCCCCCACAACATCCGGGTCAACACCATTCACCCGACCACGGTGCAGACCCCGATGATCCTGAACGACGCCACCTACGCGCTGTTCCGCCCCGACCTGGAGAAGCCGGGCTACGACGACTTCATCGTCGCCGCCAACACGCTCAACGCCCTCCCGGTCCCGGTCACCGAGCCGATCGACATCACCAACGCGGTGCTGTACCTGACCTCGGACGACGGCCGTTACGTCACGGGCACGACGCACGTCGTCGACGCCGGTGGCGCGCTCTAA
- a CDS encoding beta-galactosidase produces MTVLLGAAYYAEYHPHDRIETDLDLMQQAGFTVIRVGESVWSTWEPRDGEFDLEWLLPVLDGAHRRGIAVVLGTPTYAVPPWLQQAYPEIAARSADGRAVPWGGRQEVDYSHPAFRFHAERVIRAVVGRYAEHPAVIGYQVDNEPGLLLFHNHGAFTRFVRRLKQQYGDVETLNREWGLTYWSHRLADWSELWRPEGNTLPQYDLAWRRYQADLTTEFIAWQADLVREYAMPEQFVTTCISYPRPAADDRALAAVLDVTAGNPYYAMQDHLDATQDRAALTAWTTSGVAGLFRQADRLWSSRQEQFLVTETNAQSIDGSSENRPPWPGQLRQAAFALISRGARMIEYWHWHSLPYGTETYWGGVLPHSLRPGRVYEEIAGIGATLKDLDLEGFEPDADVALLWSNDSHWALQFFPPLSGQDDSYERIFDSYHRGVVDAGAQARILHLAQARSAGARELARRYPVVIAPALYVATDAELELLRDYAAAGGHLVIGIRTGYGDHEARARVAVAPAFLHEAAGVRYEEFTNVDEPVPVTASIPLRENAHATAWIDGLIPEGAETLVSYAHPELGRFPAVVTREHGAGRVTTVGTVPDPALAASVVGWAVPATVADQFAPERSLPVTVTSGRRGDGSRVWFLLNWSGSEVTVKTADGESITLEKWGVRVIEG; encoded by the coding sequence ATGACCGTTCTCCTCGGTGCCGCCTACTACGCCGAGTACCACCCGCACGACCGGATCGAGACCGACCTGGACCTGATGCAGCAGGCCGGGTTCACCGTGATCCGGGTCGGGGAGTCGGTCTGGTCGACCTGGGAACCGCGCGACGGTGAGTTCGACCTGGAGTGGCTGCTGCCCGTGCTCGACGGCGCCCACCGCCGGGGCATCGCGGTCGTGCTCGGCACGCCCACCTACGCGGTGCCGCCGTGGCTGCAGCAGGCCTACCCGGAGATCGCCGCGCGCTCGGCCGACGGGCGGGCCGTGCCCTGGGGCGGGCGGCAGGAGGTCGACTACTCGCACCCCGCCTTCCGTTTCCACGCCGAGCGGGTCATCCGCGCCGTGGTGGGCCGGTACGCCGAGCACCCGGCCGTCATCGGCTACCAGGTCGACAACGAGCCCGGCCTCCTGCTCTTCCACAACCACGGGGCCTTCACCCGGTTCGTGCGGCGCCTGAAGCAGCAGTACGGCGACGTCGAAACCCTCAACCGGGAGTGGGGCCTGACCTACTGGTCGCACCGCCTCGCCGACTGGAGCGAGCTGTGGCGGCCGGAGGGCAACACGCTGCCGCAGTACGACCTGGCCTGGCGCCGCTACCAGGCCGACCTCACCACCGAGTTCATCGCCTGGCAGGCCGATCTCGTGCGTGAGTACGCGATGCCCGAGCAGTTCGTCACCACCTGCATCAGCTACCCGCGCCCGGCCGCCGACGACCGCGCCCTGGCCGCCGTCCTCGACGTCACCGCCGGAAACCCCTACTACGCCATGCAGGACCACCTCGACGCCACCCAGGACCGGGCCGCCCTGACCGCGTGGACCACCAGCGGCGTCGCCGGGCTGTTCCGCCAGGCCGACCGGCTCTGGTCCTCCCGCCAGGAGCAGTTCCTGGTCACCGAGACCAACGCGCAGAGCATCGACGGCAGCTCCGAGAACCGCCCGCCCTGGCCCGGTCAGCTCCGTCAGGCCGCGTTCGCCCTGATCAGCCGGGGCGCCCGGATGATCGAGTACTGGCACTGGCACTCGCTGCCCTACGGCACCGAGACCTACTGGGGCGGGGTGCTGCCGCACTCGCTGAGGCCCGGCCGGGTCTACGAGGAGATCGCGGGCATCGGCGCCACCCTGAAAGACCTCGACCTGGAGGGCTTCGAGCCCGATGCCGACGTGGCCCTGCTCTGGTCGAACGACTCGCACTGGGCGCTGCAGTTCTTCCCGCCGCTGAGCGGCCAGGACGACTCGTACGAGCGCATTTTCGACAGCTACCACCGGGGCGTCGTCGATGCCGGGGCCCAGGCCCGCATCCTGCACCTGGCCCAGGCCCGGTCGGCGGGCGCGCGGGAACTGGCCCGCAGGTACCCGGTCGTGATCGCTCCCGCCCTCTACGTCGCCACCGACGCCGAGCTCGAGCTGCTGCGCGACTACGCCGCCGCCGGGGGCCATCTCGTCATCGGGATCCGCACCGGGTACGGCGATCACGAGGCCCGCGCCCGCGTCGCCGTCGCCCCGGCCTTCCTGCACGAGGCCGCCGGGGTGCGCTACGAGGAGTTCACCAACGTCGACGAGCCGGTCCCGGTCACCGCGAGCATCCCGCTGCGCGAGAACGCCCACGCCACGGCCTGGATCGACGGCCTGATCCCCGAGGGCGCCGAGACCCTCGTCTCCTACGCGCATCCCGAGCTCGGGCGCTTCCCGGCCGTGGTCACCCGTGAGCACGGCGCCGGGCGTGTCACCACCGTCGGGACCGTGCCCGACCCGGCCCTCGCCGCGTCCGTCGTCGGGTGGGCCGTGCCGGCCACGGTCGCCGACCAGTTCGCCCCCGAACGGTCCCTGCCCGTCACCGTCACCTCAGGACGCCGCGGCGACGGCAGTCGCGTCTGGTTCCTGCTGAACTGGAGCGGTTCCGAGGTCACCGTGAAAACCGCTGACGGAGAGAGCATCACGCTCGAGAAGTGGGGAGTCCGGGTGATCGAGGGCTAG
- a CDS encoding SAM-dependent methyltransferase — MDRHRISRIAHREHPIAAPLSDEAVTHVLDGLGGTFLDLGCGGGEWLLRALERSPGARGVGVDVSEPAIAHARAQGERRGLAGRLAFELGDASGHRSPEPVDVVLAVGVTHVFGGLAPTIAAAGEHLAAGGHLVVGEGIWDGTLTPWAAENLGPLLSLAETVEVALAAGWRVVRAHVSSRAELDAYEWAWTGSLTGWALDQEPGPDREQALEVAREHLRGWLRNYRDDFGFVTLVLRRG; from the coding sequence ATGGACCGCCACCGGATCTCCCGCATCGCCCACCGCGAGCACCCGATCGCCGCGCCCCTGTCCGACGAGGCGGTGACGCACGTGCTGGACGGTCTCGGGGGCACCTTCCTCGACCTCGGCTGCGGCGGGGGCGAGTGGCTGCTGCGGGCGCTCGAGCGCTCACCCGGCGCCCGGGGCGTCGGCGTCGACGTGTCCGAACCCGCGATCGCGCACGCCAGGGCACAGGGGGAGCGGCGAGGCCTCGCGGGGCGGCTGGCGTTCGAGCTCGGGGACGCGTCGGGGCACCGGTCGCCGGAGCCGGTGGACGTGGTGCTCGCGGTCGGGGTCACACACGTGTTCGGCGGCCTGGCGCCGACGATCGCCGCGGCGGGGGAGCATCTGGCCGCCGGCGGGCACCTGGTGGTCGGCGAGGGCATCTGGGACGGGACGCTGACGCCGTGGGCGGCCGAGAACCTGGGCCCGCTGCTGAGCCTGGCCGAGACCGTCGAGGTCGCGCTCGCGGCCGGGTGGCGGGTGGTGCGCGCACACGTGAGCAGCCGGGCCGAGCTGGACGCCTACGAGTGGGCCTGGACCGGGTCGCTGACCGGCTGGGCCCTGGACCAGGAGCCCGGGCCCGACCGGGAGCAGGCGCTGGAGGTGGCCCGGGAACACCTGCGGGGATGGTTGCGGAACTACCGTGACGACTTCGGTTTCGTGACGTTGGTCCTGCGCAGGGGATAA
- a CDS encoding ArsR/SmtB family transcription factor, producing MGHGVQGRDRPAARLDAETASHVATTLQALATPSRLLILTELRQGPRAVSDLAEAVGMEQSAVSHQLRLLRNLGLVVGTRSGRSIVYSLYDNHVAQLLDQAVYHSEHRRLGVTDRPDRSVG from the coding sequence GTGGGACACGGAGTGCAGGGACGCGACCGTCCGGCCGCACGGCTCGACGCCGAGACCGCCTCCCACGTCGCCACCACGCTGCAGGCCCTGGCCACCCCGAGCCGCCTGCTGATCCTCACCGAGCTGCGCCAGGGCCCGCGCGCCGTGAGTGACCTGGCTGAAGCCGTGGGCATGGAGCAGTCGGCGGTGTCGCACCAGCTGCGGCTCCTGCGCAATCTCGGCCTGGTGGTCGGCACCCGGTCCGGCCGCAGCATCGTCTACAGCCTCTACGACAACCACGTGGCACAGCTGCTCGACCAGGCCGTTTACCACAGCGAGCACCGCCGGCTCGGCGTCACCGACCGGCCCGATCGGTCCGTGGGCTGA
- a CDS encoding acyl-CoA-like ligand-binding transcription factor — translation MTGPQGGRPATTSARELADTAQRLFLERGFEEVTVDEIAAAAGVSRRTFFRYFSTKSDVLWVETPGENEQFARLLAEADPDLPYDRVITEAALVTHRITSPAKREWALHRAQLVFSAPAVQAQIWGAFDGWRSAGRAFAARQTGRDPDDFFPLAVGQALVAAMLTGHEYWVENPDTELEPALVRALSMHLPPDPRFVGTG, via the coding sequence ATGACAGGACCCCAGGGTGGTCGCCCGGCCACGACCAGTGCGCGGGAGCTGGCCGACACCGCCCAGCGGCTCTTTCTCGAACGCGGCTTCGAGGAGGTGACGGTCGACGAGATCGCGGCCGCCGCCGGGGTCAGCCGGCGCACCTTCTTCCGTTACTTCTCCACCAAGTCCGACGTGCTGTGGGTGGAGACGCCGGGCGAGAACGAGCAGTTCGCCCGACTGCTGGCCGAGGCCGACCCGGATCTGCCCTACGACCGGGTGATCACCGAGGCGGCGCTCGTCACGCACCGCATCACCAGCCCGGCCAAGCGCGAATGGGCGCTGCACCGGGCGCAACTGGTGTTCAGCGCCCCGGCCGTGCAGGCGCAGATCTGGGGCGCCTTCGACGGATGGCGCAGTGCCGGGCGGGCTTTCGCGGCGCGCCAGACCGGCCGCGACCCGGACGACTTCTTCCCCCTGGCGGTGGGCCAGGCGCTGGTCGCGGCGATGCTGACCGGGCACGAGTACTGGGTCGAAAACCCGGACACCGAGCTGGAACCCGCCCTGGTGCGGGCACTCTCGATGCACCTGCCCCCGGATCCCCGGTTCGTCGGGACGGGATGA